The Flavobacteriales bacterium genome contains the following window.
TGGAGTTCCTCATGCCTGAAAAAAAACCTGCCCATTGGCTTGCTCAGGTCATAGAATAAGTCCTCGCTCGTTCCTCGCTCCGGGCTTTCCGCTTCAATCGCTCACGCGAAGTGCTGGGATGACCGGTCCCATGGCTCATAATTCCAAGGCGCAAGGCAACCGGTGTTGGAGTGGGCTCGTCAACTCTTCAACCACGAGGTGGTGCGTGGTTGCTCTGGCGGAGGTTGTATCGGTGACGGGCTGGACTTCAGTCAGGGTTACTCTACAGCTGGTCACACTTGGACTCATGGACAAGAACAGTTGGGCTGGTGCACTGCTCGGAGTTGCGGCTGCGGCCGTTGGAGCAGTGGCGGACGTCGCGGCAACTGCCTGCGATGCTTCGAGGGATTCTTCGAGCGAATGTGACACAGCACGTGAATTGAGCCGTGCGAGTGCCGCGGACGACGTGGTCAGTCGCAAAGACGACTGAACCAAACTCTTACACACGAAGGCCCGACCAAGGTGGTGGTCGGGCCTTTGTGTTTCAGGAAGTGATATTGGCCGGCCAGCATGTTCTAAAGCGCCGCTGAAAGCTCTCCGGTTGGCGGTGCGCAAATTCTGATGGTGAAGCGATTTATCCTGATAGGCGCCTAGTCCGTTTTCGTCGGCTTATCGTAGGCCGTTCAGCGAAATGTACGCACTTGTACGCAGGGTGCGTTATCTTCGACCCCCGTGAACAAGACAGAGCAGCGGGACCTCGAAGGGCTAGCCTTCATCAAGAAGTCGATACGACTGAACGGTATTTCGCCTTCCCTCCGTGAAATCATGCGGGAGGTAGGGTACAACTCCTCTCGGTCTGCCCGCCTTCTCATTGAAAGGTTGGTCGACAGCGGTCTCATTGGCTACGAGAATGGGAAGATACTTCTGGTTCGCGAGGCAGCTGATTTTGGGGAGAACACCGTCGCTGTTCCGTTGGTTGGATCTGTAGCCTGCGGCGCCCCGTTGCTTGCGGAGCAACAAGTAGAAGCTGAGATCCGGATATCGACCGAGATCGCAAGACCCGGGGCCAAGCACTTCCTGCTGCGCGCCGTCGGTGATTCGATGGATGATGCAGGTATCGACGACGGTGACCTCGTTCTTGTGCGCCAACAGGCGACGGCGAAGCCTGGGGACATGATCGTAGCGCTCGTGGACGATGAGGCGACAATCAAGTTCTTCCATCCGCAAGGGCAAGTCGTTGTTCTCCGCCCGAAATCGCGAAACTCCAAGTGGAAGCCAATCATCGTATCGGCCAATCTGCGCATCCAAGGCGTCTTCGTGGCTGTGATCCCTGACGTCCTTTCCTACCCTGATGAACACCCATAACTACAATGTCATGAGCAAGTCAACACGGAACTCTGGCAAGATCTGGACCCACACCGAAGTGAAACAGCTTGAGAAGCTGGCGTCTCAGAACACACCGACGCGCGTGATCGGGCTGAAGCTCGGCCGCACACCTAGTGCAGTGTACACCAAGGCCTCAGAGGAGAGCATCGCGCTGAAGCCGACGAACCAGTCGCCATACAACCGGGGAAAGAAGTAGGTTATACTCCCAGACACAAAATGGCTGTACCCCATGGTTGATTTTCGTCACTACCACATAGCACCTCTTATCCTGGTTGTTCTGGGAATTTCTGCCGCATTGGGCAAATTGTCCGATGTTCTCCAGGACCATGGTCTGGAGCACCACGGCTGGGTCGGTGGTGTTTCGGTTGTGAGTTTAACAGCTGGCTTTTTGAAGGTGTACGACCAGTGGCTTTGGAGGCTTCCAGTGCTCCGATTGCTTGTCCGAGTGCCGTGTATAGCCGGCAACTATCGTGGTCAGATTGAGTATGTCTATGAAGAAGTGCCCCAAGTCAAGCGCATTGAGGCGGAGATAACCCAGACTGCCTCGCATGTCCATGTCTGCTGCAAGTTCTTTTCAACTGACACAGAAGGAACCGAGACAACCAAGTCGCGTTCAATCCATGCTGACTTGTTCGACCGTTCAGGTCACTGGCAGTTGTGCATGCTCTATGAGAATGAGGGCGAGCGCGTCCGTGGAAGCACCGCAGCACATGACGGATTCGCAGTGTTGGATGTTCTGGAGGGCGGAAAGGCCTTAGACGGGCACTATTTCACAGGGCGCAAAACTCGTGGTAGCATGGTTTTGAAACGCCGATGATTCATCACAGGACGGCTAAAGCGAGATAGACAATGGCATCTACGGACAGGGAGTTTCGGAAGTTCAACACTTCAATTCGGCTTAGCGATTCGTCGCGCGCCAATCTCCGTGAATCGCGCAATGCAGTGCGCAATACGATTCTAAACCAGTTCAAGACCAACGGCATTCCCGTGATGCCCGAGTTCAAGGCTCAGGGCTCCTTCGTGATGGACACCATCGTGAACCCCATCGATAGTGACTATGACTTGGACCTTGGTGTCTATTTCATTGGCGACCTTGCACCTCATGAACGTCCCAGTCCGCGTGACTTCCATGAGGCCGTTTTGCAAGCGGTGAAGGATCAGACGCACGAGGTATACGACAAGGATGCGTGTGTCCGTGTACGCTATGTGGAGAAGTACCACATTGACCTGCCTATCTACTATCGCAGCTACACACATCCTGAGCTTGCACACAAAAAGGATGGCTGGATATGGAGCGATCCTTTGGAGTTCATCGCTTGGTTCGAGAAGATGGCGGATTCTGGGTTCCGTATTGACTACCTCTTGAACGAAGCGCTTCGACCCGATTTTGAGAGATGGAAGGAGGACGTCCGGAAGAAGGACGTTCAGTTGCGACATATCGTGAGGTTTCTGAAGGCTTGGGCGGAGTATCAAGGGAAAGAGGAGATGCCGGGCGGGATTTGCTTGACAATCTTGGCGGCTGAGAGCTATGTGCGCGACATCAACGACGATGTGTCCTTCCATCGCACTGTCGAGCGCATACATGCCAAACTCCTTCACAAGTACCAGTGTCTGCGACCCACCACACCAGTAGGTGAAGATTTGTTCGCGAAATGCACTGTTGCTCAGCGCGATTACTTCATGACCCGACTACAAGCGCTAGTTGAGGACGGTCGCATCGCTCTAAGGGCAGATTCAAGTGGTGAGGCTTGCGGCATCTGGCAGAGGCACTTTGGGGGGCGATTCCAATGTACTCCCCCCGAAAAGGTCAAGGTTGAGGTGGCACCATTGGCCGCAAGCATAGGATCTTCAGCAAGGCCCTATTGTCAGTGAGTTTTTGGGTTAACCGACAGATCCTAACGGATGTGCTTGTCGCTCACCGAAAGTACCCCGGCCTTGGTCTGCCATACACTCTCGGCGGCATCGTTAAGCTTCATGCGGAATTAGTGATTCGTGATGTACTAGGCGAACGCTGGGGTGCATTCGTGGTGACTATTGAGTTTCCTTTGGCGTACCCGCAAATCCCCCCTCGCCTGTATGAGGACCAGGGACGTATCAAGCGAACTCCAGATTGGCATGTGAACGGCGACGATAGTCTATGCATTGGCCCTGAGGTGAGCGAATTGGAGAAGTATGATGGCGCAGCCCACTTGCAGGATTGGCTTGACCGGTCAGCCATACCCTTCCTAGCAAATCATCTTCACAAGGAACGAACGGCCGAATACAAGAACGGAGAGTTCCAGCACTACACTGAAGGCATATGGGAGTACTATGCAGGTGAATGGAATTGTAGTCGAGCGGAAGTGCTGCGCAGACTCAGCCTAATTACCGGCGAAGTAACCGTTCCTCGGAACGAGTTGTGTTATTGTGGCAGTGATCTTCCATGGGCGAAGTGCCATGGTCCAAGGATTCTCAAATCAACGGTTCTAAGGAGGGCGTATGCGGCCGACTTGAATCGCCTACGCAAATCGTGACCTCCGCTACAAAGGTTTACACGAACCGAGGCCAGTTCGAGATTGAGGAGTCCTTCCTCACCGAACTAAACGATACCGCCTCACTACTGGATACGTGACGAAGTATCAGGCGTCCTTGTGTCTTAGTATTGGTCCAATACTCACCGTTCATTTCAAGGTGCGTCCCGCGTACGACACGCAACACGCCCGCTCCTTGCTGTTTGCCGGACCCAGCAGTGAATTCGTCGCGTAGTGAATAGATGTATGTAAGAAGAGTTTCGGCGGTTTCCTTCCGACTAAACGCGCGCGCAAGAACTGAAGTGCCCTCCGCTCGTTCCGTATAGCTCTTAATAACAAGGCCAAAGAAGTTCTGGTGAATGGACATCACTATTGGTAGGACATTCTGATAAGAGACTGGCTGTTTGGGTGTCCAGTTGGATTCAAGATGGCCCACCCAGGTGCCACTGAGATTTGGTCTTGGTGCGATCCAGGAAAAGGCCTTCTGCCTCCAACCATAATTGATGAAGTACACCCAAAAGAAGAAAACGAGCGTGATTGAACTCGACAATCTCATTGGCCAAGTCTTCGTGATCATCCAATGGTCGAGTTGCCAAGCCATAAGCGCAAAGACCATGGCAGCCAATGCAACGGTTACATACGTGAATCGTTGTATCTCGCTACTAGAGTACATGAGGAGAGTTCCCGTTGATCCATGTTTGAAAGTCCATCGGATATCCTCCGATGAAAAGAGACGTGACCATGCTCGGGTCAATAGTGAGTATCAGACTTACTCCCTTAATCCTTGATCCAAGTAGTGCAGCCATTTGCCTAGCACCAATAGGATGCTGAAACTGCTCTATTCCCGTGTTGTCCGGGATTGGTGGGGCGAGGAAGTAGCTTACGCCAATCACACGAGGATCGCGGGCATCTATCAAATGAAACCCGTCATGAAATGGTGACTGCCTGCTACTAACCTGGCCAAGAAACTCGATGGCATCGTGAATTCCAGATACTGGTAGCTTTGGAAGCGCAGTTGGTGGTACCAACGATGTTATCGGTAGGTGCACACCAGGCTCACACAGGACAAGTCCAATTCCGGCGAAATCTTTAGGTGGATTTCCTCTTAGACCTTCAACCACCGCAACAAGCCACTCTTTCACATTCATATCGATGCAATGCGTGAGATGTTCCAATCTTCGTCGACAATCTCAAGTAAATCGGCGTTTCGCGTGAGCGATTGCAGCGGAAACCCCGCAAGCCCTGTAATCAGGGCGCGGAGTTGTAGCGGAAAGCGCGACCCCGGCTGCATTTGAGCCGGGGGCACGCCCACACTTCGACTTCGCTCAGTGTGACAAGCGTGCCTCATGCCTGATCGATCTTCTTCACCATCGTCAAGATAGTCGCGATCGCCACCGTCTCCCCGGTCTCATCGAACACATCCACGAGGAACTTCACGATCCCCTTCGCCACATCCTCCGGCGTGCGTTTCTCCTGATCCACTTTCTCCTTCACCGTGAAGCGCACCTGGATCGTCATGCCCGGATACACCGGTTTCACGAAGCGGCATTCGTCCAGGCCGTAGTTCAGCAGCACCGGTCCTTTGGGTGGATCAACGAAGAGACCCGCCGCGCGACTGAGGATGAAGTAGCCGTGCGCCACGCGCCCCGTGAAGATGGTGCCCTCGAGGCTGTTGGCGTCCATGTGCGCGTAGAAGCGGTCGCCGCTCAGTTCGGCGAAGTCCTCGATGTTCTGCAGCGTCACCAGGTGGGTCTCGCTGATCAGCGTGTCGCCGATGTTCAGCTCCTCGAAGTGCAGGCGGAAGGGGTGCTTCTCGCTGATGTGGTAGCGCGCGCCCTGCTGGTATTGCTGGGTGAGGGCGGTGATCATGCTGGGGTGGCCCTGGATGGCGGTGCGCTGCAGGTAGTGCATCACGCCGCGCTTGCCGCCCATCTCTTCGCCGCCGCCCGCCCGACCGGGGCCGCCGTGTACCAAGGTGGCCAGCGGACTGCCGTGGCCGGTGTTCTCCTTCGCCATTTCGCGGTTGAGGATGAGCATGCGGCCGTGGTGGCTGGCGGCGCCCCATACGAATTGCTGCGCCACCTGCTCATCGTACGTGGCGATGCTGGCGCAGAGGCTGCCCTTGCCGAGTTTGGTGAGGGCAACGGCGTCATCGATGTCGGTGTATGGCATCAGTGTGCTCACCGGACCGAAGGCCTCCACGTTGTGGCTCTGCTGGTTCTTCCAAGGGTCGGCGTTGAGCAGCAGGATGGGGCTCATGAAGGCGCCCTTGCTGGCGTCGGCGCCCTTCACGTCCACGCTGTCGGCGCTGCCGTAGACGATCTGCGAGCCTTTGAGCAGTTCGTCCAGCGCGCGTTTCACCTCGTTGCGTTGCGTCTGTCCGGCGAGGGCGCCCATGCGCACACCGTCCACACGCGGGTCGCCGATCACAGTGCCGCCGAGGCGTTTGCCCAAGGCGATCTGCACATCCTCCAGCACGTTATGCGGAACGAGGATTCGTCGCGCGCCGGTGCAGCGCTGGCCGCACTTCAGCGTCATTTCCTTGCCCACCTCCTTGATGAAGAGGTCGAACTCCTCGGTGCCGGGCGTGGCGTCAGGCCCGAGCACGATGGCGTTGAGGCTGTCGGCCTCCAGGTTGAAGGGCACGCTCTCGTCCACGATGCGCGGGTGCTTCTTCAGCATCCGGCCCGTGGTGGCGCTGCCGGTGAAGGTCACGACGTCCTGGTGCATCACATGGTCCAGCAAGCCTTCGGCGCTACCCACGATGAGTTGGATCGCTCCCTCGGGCACGATGCCGCTGGCGACGATGTCCTTCACCATCGCTTCGGTGAGGTAGCTGGTGACGGTGGCGGGCTTCACCACGGCGGGCACGCCGGCCATCCAGTTCACGGCCACCTTCTCCAGCATGCCCCAGATGGGGAAGTTGAACGCGTTGATGTGTACGGCCACGCCCTCCTTGGGCACCATGATGTGGTGGCCGATGAAGGTGCCGCCCTTGCTGGTCTTCACGGTGTCGCCATCCACGTAGAAGGGCATGTTGCCCAGCACGCGGCGCAGGCTCGCATTGGCGAAGAGGTTGCCGATGCCGCCCTCGATGTCCACCCAGCTGTCGGCCTTGGTGGCGCCGGTGCGGTAGCTGATCTCGTAGTACTTGTCCTTGCGGTCGAAGAGGTATTGGGCGAGGGCCTTCAGCATGCGGCCTCTTTCCGGGAAGGTCATTTTCCTGAGTGGTGGCCCACCGACTTCGCGCCCGTATGTGAGCATCCTTCCGAAGTCCAGCCCGGTGCTGGAAGTTGTCCCGATCAGTTCTCCGCTCACCGCATCGACCAGTTCTGATTGCTTCCCTGCACCGGCGACCCATTCGCCGCACGCGTAGTTCTGTAGTTGCATGTCTGTGAAAGTAGGAGTGTGGTGTATTTGGGTGTGCCCCTCGCAAAGCCTCGGGTCGCGCTTTCCGCTGCTGCTCCTCGGCCGGATTACCGGCCTGTGGGGCATTCGCTGCAATCGCTCACACGGTTCAGTACGTTGAAAAGGACTCAACCTTGCCCGAAACGAAGACGACCTTCATGTGATAGTCGCTGTTGAGTGAGCTGGTCAAGTAGTACGTCTCACGATTACCGGATGTGCGAACATCCTTAACGCTGAAAAGTCCGCGACTTGTCAAGTCGAACATTTCCTTGGTCATGCCCTTCAGAACATCACCGTTGAAGATGGCTTGGCCGAACTGCGCACCGTATTTGCCAATGAGTTCTTGACGCACAGCTTCTGATTTCTGTTCCGCCTCCTTCCGTCGCTTTGCAGCGTGCTCGATCGTCCCACGTAGCTCACGGCTTGGGTCATGATCGTAGTACGATTCAGCCCAGAGCGTACCCATTGGTGATTGGAAAAAGTCCGAGAGATGCGCCAATGACAAGGACTCGTACTGCATGCTCATCGAAGCAAGATTCAGCCGAGGGGTGCGCAATGAATACATAGAGAGCTCCTCGGATTCTCTCAGGCGTGCGGTCAAGCCCTGGACCTCAATGTGCATTGTATCTCCGTGATGGACCCATGTCTCAGTGCCTCGGTTCGTTCGCAGGTCGATCTTGTCGATACCCATGAACTTGACGGAATCCAGGCATGTACTGACTTCGTTCGTCTTGCCAGCTTTCCCCATGGCTTCAATACACTCGCCATTCACCCGGTAGTACGTTGTCGGGCCGACAAGTTCACCTTGACCGGAATCAATCAACCGTTGAACGGAATTGTAGTACTCCCAACTCATGACATCGCTCTTCATGTCGAAGAGAACCAGCGAATCAGTTGACCCATTGCGTTTGGAGAATCCCAGGAAGCTCTGACCCGTGTACGGCGCAATTCCAGCTTGCTCGATTCTTTCCGCAACGGCGGGGTCGAACTTGAGAAGGAACCACTTGTTCAAAGTATCCTTGACCAATTCGCCACCCTTCGGTTTGTAGTCGGTCACTGGTATGCGATCAACGAGCACAGGGCTTGGTACCTGAAGCTTTTTCGGGATGACAAGTGCGAAACTCCCACTCCTCTGCCCCATACACTCCAGTGCCAATCCCTTGCACCTGAAAGCTGTTGAGTGGAGATAGTCGCGGTCTACTGCGGCTATGGGCGTGTTGTCAGCCATTGCTGTCGCGGTGCTGGTGCCATCGTCAAGCCTCACGAGTAGACCCTTTGCCTGCTGCCGGGAGTAGATCACTAGGTAGTTTCCCTCCGCTGACACGACACCTTTCATGTCGCAACTCATCTTGGCCAATTCCTCTGGTGAGAACTCGACGAGGATCAGGTCCCACTGAAATTCAGGAGCCATCAGGGAGTCGGAGCAACTAGCTGTAAAGGCGATTTGATAACTGAGTACCTCGGTCGGCCCAGATGAACTGGCAAGGAAGCCCTTTGACTTGGCAGGAAAAACCGGTGTCACCTTGATTGCGGACATTCCATACCCATGCAACAACTTCTTGGTTTCTCGCATGTGCTTGATCCGTGCTAGCACATCCTTTGGGATCACCGCTTCAACTTGCTTGATCTCATAGGCTTGCCTTGGAACTGCCGGTTGGTTGTACACGTTGCCGGTTGATCCCTGACCTGCGAAAAAGGATGTGTTGTTCTCGTAGTGGATCGTACTGACCGTGGCAAACGACTTTGTCGTAGCAACAACTTGAGCAGCAGACGTTGATGCTGAGAACGCTCCAACAAGGACAAGTGTAAAGGAGGGGAGTGACTTCATGTTCCGAAAGTATGTTCTGGACCCTGTTTGGTGGCGCCCGTGCGGTAGCTGATCTCGTAGTATTTCTCCTTCCTGTCGAAGAGGTATTGGGCGAGGGCCTTCAGCATGCGCCCACGCTCGGGGAAGGTCATCTTGCGCAGGGGCGGGCCGCCGACGGTGCGGGCGTAATGGAGCATGTGGGCGAAGTCGAGGCCGCCGCTTGACGTGCTGGCCACCAATTCACCCGTGCTCGCGTCGAGCAGTTCGGCTTGTTTGCCGCTGCCCGCGACCCATTCTCCGCAGGCGTAGTTCTGTAGTTGCATGGTACGAAGGTCGAGTGTTCGTTGCTCAGGTTTGGATCACCTTGATCATTGACCCTTGAGCCTTGTGACTTGAGTCTTGAGATCGGTGGTGCCGATGAGGTCGCCGGTGATGGCATCG
Protein-coding sequences here:
- the lexA gene encoding repressor LexA, with translation MNKTEQRDLEGLAFIKKSIRLNGISPSLREIMREVGYNSSRSARLLIERLVDSGLIGYENGKILLVREAADFGENTVAVPLVGSVACGAPLLAEQQVEAEIRISTEIARPGAKHFLLRAVGDSMDDAGIDDGDLVLVRQQATAKPGDMIVALVDDEATIKFFHPQGQVVVLRPKSRNSKWKPIIVSANLRIQGVFVAVIPDVLSYPDEHP
- a CDS encoding SEC-C domain-containing protein, whose product is MLVAHRKYPGLGLPYTLGGIVKLHAELVIRDVLGERWGAFVVTIEFPLAYPQIPPRLYEDQGRIKRTPDWHVNGDDSLCIGPEVSELEKYDGAAHLQDWLDRSAIPFLANHLHKERTAEYKNGEFQHYTEGIWEYYAGEWNCSRAEVLRRLSLITGEVTVPRNELCYCGSDLPWAKCHGPRILKSTVLRRAYAADLNRLRKS
- the paaZ gene encoding phenylacetic acid degradation bifunctional protein PaaZ, with product MQLQNYACGEWVAGAGKQSELVDAVSGELIGTTSSTGLDFGRMLTYGREVGGPPLRKMTFPERGRMLKALAQYLFDRKDKYYEISYRTGATKADSWVDIEGGIGNLFANASLRRVLGNMPFYVDGDTVKTSKGGTFIGHHIMVPKEGVAVHINAFNFPIWGMLEKVAVNWMAGVPAVVKPATVTSYLTEAMVKDIVASGIVPEGAIQLIVGSAEGLLDHVMHQDVVTFTGSATTGRMLKKHPRIVDESVPFNLEADSLNAIVLGPDATPGTEEFDLFIKEVGKEMTLKCGQRCTGARRILVPHNVLEDVQIALGKRLGGTVIGDPRVDGVRMGALAGQTQRNEVKRALDELLKGSQIVYGSADSVDVKGADASKGAFMSPILLLNADPWKNQQSHNVEAFGPVSTLMPYTDIDDAVALTKLGKGSLCASIATYDEQVAQQFVWGAASHHGRMLILNREMAKENTGHGSPLATLVHGGPGRAGGGEEMGGKRGVMHYLQRTAIQGHPSMITALTQQYQQGARYHISEKHPFRLHFEELNIGDTLISETHLVTLQNIEDFAELSGDRFYAHMDANSLEGTIFTGRVAHGYFILSRAAGLFVDPPKGPVLLNYGLDECRFVKPVYPGMTIQVRFTVKEKVDQEKRTPEDVAKGIVKFLVDVFDETGETVAIATILTMVKKIDQA